The Amycolatopsis methanolica 239 nucleotide sequence GCCGCGGAGGCACTCGTCGTCCTCGGAGCCTGGCAGGCGCTGCTGGAGCGGCACGGTGGGCCGGACGGCCGGTGCGCGCTGTGCCGGCGCACTTCGCGGCGGCTGTGCGGGGTCTGGCAGGTCGCGGTGGCCTACTTCGTGCGGCCGGACGCCCCGTGAGCGAGCCCGGGAGGGGCCGTCAGAGGTAGACGCCGCGGGCGGCGAGCCAGGTGCGCGGGTCGACCTTCTTGGTGCCGTTGAGCCACACCTCGAAGTGCAGGTGCGGGCCGGTGCTCTGGCCGCGGTTGCCGATCTCGGCGATCTTCTGGCCGCACTTGACCTTCTGGCCTTCGCGCACCGAGTAGCTGTTCATGTGGCCATACACCTGCACGGTGCCGTCGTCCAGCTGGATCTTCACCCACAGGCCGAAACCGCTGGCCGGGCCGGCCTCGATCACGGTGCCGTCGGAGGCGGCGTAGATCGGGGTGCCGATCGAGTTGGCGATGTCGATGCCGTAGTGGCTGGTGCCCCAGCGGGCGCCGAAGCCGGAGGTGTACGTGCCCTTCGCGGGCAGGCAGGTCTTCGGGCGGGCGGCCTCTTCGGCGGCGGCGCGGGCGGCTTCGGCGTCCCGGGCCTGGCGGGCCATCGTGACGTTCTCGCTGTCGGTGAGGCGCTGCACCTCGGCCGACGCGTCCGTGAAGTTGGCCGCGGGAAGGATCTCGGGAGCGCCGGTGGGAGCGTCACCACCGACGGCGAACGACGCGCTGGCGTCCTCGGCGTTGGCCAGGGGAGTCACACCGGCGTCGGAGGTCTGCACGGCGTGGAGGGTCTGTCCTGCGGCGGCAGCGGCGAACGCGCCGGCCGCGACCGCGGCGACGACGACCCGGCCGCGCAGCGCCGACGAAGGCGCGGGGAGCCGGTGGGCGCCCCGGACCCGGACGACGGCGCCGTCCAGAGCGTCGTCGTCGAGTTCCGGGGAAGGAGCTTGGCCGCCGGGGGAGCGGTATCGAGCCAAGTCAGGGCCTTCCGTTGCTCGGGGGGTCAGACCGCGGGCGCCGGGCGGGGGATCCCGGTGGGCAACCGTTCGGGGGTTGATTGCCCGTCGCCCACATCGTGACCTGACCGTGATGGGGACCGGGGGACAGTAACGAAGGGATGTGGTCGTCGGCAAGAACCGGCCGCCGTCTGGGCCGAACGTGGGGTGCGGGTCGGCCGTCCAGCAGCAGCGATGACACTGGGTAGAGGGGATATTCCGCCGTTGGTGTGACGTGCGACACGGTTTGTTAGTTCGTGGGGTTCCGGGGGCAACCTCGGAGGCTTGCTAGCGTCGGCGCCGGTGTCGGTAGCGAGACCGCGCGGGCCCGCGATCCTCTGTGAGGCGGTGGTGCCGGGCGCCGGTGTCAGGCACAGGCTGCGGTGCACCCGCGGCTCTCGGACGCCGAGGCCGGCCGTCCCGACCGCTCCTCCGACCCTCGACGACGTGAGAACACATGGACACTG carries:
- a CDS encoding M23 family metallopeptidase, producing MARYRSPGGQAPSPELDDDALDGAVVRVRGAHRLPAPSSALRGRVVVAAVAAGAFAAAAAGQTLHAVQTSDAGVTPLANAEDASASFAVGGDAPTGAPEILPAANFTDASAEVQRLTDSENVTMARQARDAEAARAAAEEAARPKTCLPAKGTYTSGFGARWGTSHYGIDIANSIGTPIYAASDGTVIEAGPASGFGLWVKIQLDDGTVQVYGHMNSYSVREGQKVKCGQKIAEIGNRGQSTGPHLHFEVWLNGTKKVDPRTWLAARGVYL